From one Phytohabitans houttuyneae genomic stretch:
- a CDS encoding RtcB family protein, whose product MGYTLLAGTKAPVRVWTDPYGIEPEAAQQLRNIGQLPWVEGVAVMPDVHFGKGATVGSVIAMRQAVSPAAVGVDIGCGMSAVRTSLTAGDLPDSLAALRGAIEDAIPVGFAQRDREVDPRRVRGLEQGGWDAFWRRFGTLHDGVSKLESRAHLQMGTLGGGNHFVEVCVEQGGSGQQSSDAGRVWLMLHSGSRNIGKELAERHIAIARRLPHNTDLPDRDLAVFLTGTPEMEAYRRDLWWAQEYARRNRAVMMALLCDVVRRILPQVSYDEPISCHHNYVAEESYGGVDVLVTRKGAIRAGAGDLGIIPGSMGTGSYIVRGRGNADAYCSASHGAGRRMSRSKAKKMFSTEDLEAQTAGVECRKDAGVVDEIPGAYKDIGQVMEQQEDLVEVVAHLKQVVCVKG is encoded by the coding sequence ATGGGGTACACACTGCTGGCGGGCACCAAGGCGCCCGTGCGGGTCTGGACCGACCCGTACGGCATCGAGCCCGAGGCCGCACAGCAGCTTCGCAACATCGGTCAGCTGCCGTGGGTCGAGGGCGTCGCCGTCATGCCCGACGTCCACTTTGGAAAGGGCGCGACCGTCGGTTCCGTCATCGCCATGCGGCAGGCCGTATCGCCGGCCGCGGTCGGTGTCGACATCGGTTGCGGCATGTCGGCGGTGCGCACCTCGCTGACCGCCGGCGACCTCCCCGACAGCCTTGCCGCACTGCGCGGCGCGATCGAAGACGCGATCCCGGTCGGCTTCGCGCAGCGCGACCGCGAGGTCGACCCGCGGCGGGTCCGCGGTCTCGAGCAGGGCGGCTGGGACGCGTTCTGGCGCCGGTTCGGCACCCTCCACGATGGTGTGTCCAAGCTGGAGAGTCGGGCGCACCTCCAGATGGGCACGCTCGGTGGCGGCAACCACTTCGTCGAGGTCTGCGTCGAGCAGGGCGGCTCCGGCCAGCAGAGCTCCGACGCCGGCCGGGTCTGGCTCATGCTGCACTCGGGCTCGCGCAACATCGGCAAGGAGCTCGCCGAGCGGCACATCGCCATCGCCCGCCGCCTGCCGCACAACACCGACCTGCCCGACCGCGACCTGGCGGTCTTCCTGACCGGCACGCCGGAGATGGAGGCGTACCGCCGCGACCTGTGGTGGGCGCAGGAGTACGCGCGCCGCAACCGGGCCGTCATGATGGCCCTGCTCTGCGATGTCGTGCGCCGGATCCTGCCGCAGGTCAGCTACGACGAGCCGATCAGCTGCCACCACAACTACGTGGCGGAGGAGAGCTACGGCGGGGTCGACGTGCTGGTCACCCGCAAGGGCGCGATCCGGGCCGGCGCCGGCGACCTGGGCATCATCCCGGGCTCGATGGGCACCGGGTCGTACATCGTGCGCGGGCGGGGCAACGCCGACGCGTACTGCTCGGCGTCGCACGGCGCGGGGCGGCGGATGTCGCGGTCCAAGGCGAAGAAGATGTTCAGCACCGAGGACCTGGAGGCGCAGACCGCCGGCGTCGAGTGCCGCAAGGACGCGGGCGTCGTCGACGAGATCCCGGGGGCGTACAAGGACATCGGCCAGGTCATGGAGCAGCAGGAAGACCTTGTCGAGGTCGTGGCGCACCTCAAGCAGGTGGTCTGCGTCAAGGGCTGA